A region from the Serinibacter arcticus genome encodes:
- a CDS encoding pyridoxamine 5'-phosphate oxidase family protein: MDHPALARSILDTVTYAVLSTADADGTPWATPVWFAHDRCHAYYWVSAPDTRHSRNLVARPEIALVVFDSTAAPNAGQAVYASGRAEQVADPSSLAHGLAVFSARTEVHGTGAWDASRVRAPARLRLYRADVDQVWILDPDSPVDERVTVAL; encoded by the coding sequence ATGGACCACCCAGCCCTCGCCCGGTCGATCCTCGACACGGTCACCTACGCCGTCCTGTCCACCGCCGACGCCGACGGCACGCCGTGGGCCACCCCGGTCTGGTTCGCCCACGACCGCTGTCACGCCTACTACTGGGTCTCCGCGCCCGACACCCGCCACTCCCGCAACCTCGTGGCCCGCCCCGAGATCGCGCTCGTGGTGTTCGACTCCACGGCCGCCCCGAACGCCGGCCAGGCCGTCTACGCCTCGGGCCGGGCCGAGCAGGTCGCCGACCCGTCCTCCCTGGCGCACGGCCTCGCGGTCTTCTCGGCCCGCACGGAGGTCCACGGCACGGGGGCCTGGGACGCCTCCCGCGTCAGGGCACCCGCCCGACTCCGCCTCTATCGCGCCGATGTGGATCAGGTCTGGATCCTCGACCCGGACTCGCCCGTCGACGAGCGGGTCACTGTCGCCCTCTGA
- a CDS encoding AAA family ATPase encodes MSDDARPESPALPLSAEQLALLLTSFQKVADAAQAQSQEQDFVGERVMSRVVEHLGVDPRGLPVVTEIIPPLRAVDADVALAHVIEEHGGGVLVGLSGGEQRWHMSLVEMFQNNRWNPFSIGAVDYRKETTGPDSERDVVALGLHLFHVDGVPVAVMQRGVNPQYGAEAKLEVVSPDPGTTRVLLEHVRDAMDRFWVLRGQVVQFSSSPFEQGSGGVTFLPRPAVPADSIVLPDGLLDRVRRHVIGIGERAEELRGLGQHLKRGVLLYGPPGTGKTLTVRHLIGESTATVIILTGPALAAVGLAARTARALAPAIVVLEDCDLVAEERNPQTSSPLLFEVLDSLDGLDADADVTFLLTTNRADVLEPALAQRPGRVDLAVEIPLPDEPARRALLDVYARRLPLSAAVLDEVAREASGTTASFAKELVRRAVLDAAEAGRDVNDDDLRSALAEMTSEAASIGRSILGGADEGR; translated from the coding sequence ATGAGCGACGACGCCCGTCCCGAGTCTCCTGCCCTGCCTCTCTCCGCCGAGCAGCTGGCTTTGCTGCTCACCTCCTTCCAGAAGGTGGCCGATGCGGCTCAGGCCCAGTCGCAGGAGCAGGACTTCGTCGGCGAACGTGTGATGTCGAGGGTGGTCGAGCACCTCGGTGTCGACCCGCGGGGGCTCCCCGTCGTCACCGAGATCATTCCTCCGCTCCGCGCGGTCGACGCCGACGTCGCCCTGGCGCACGTGATCGAGGAGCACGGTGGCGGTGTGCTGGTCGGGCTCTCGGGCGGCGAGCAGCGCTGGCACATGTCGCTGGTGGAGATGTTCCAGAACAACAGGTGGAACCCGTTCTCGATCGGCGCCGTCGACTACCGCAAGGAGACGACCGGACCGGACTCCGAGCGCGACGTGGTCGCCCTGGGTCTGCACCTGTTCCACGTCGACGGCGTCCCGGTCGCCGTGATGCAGCGCGGCGTCAATCCGCAGTACGGCGCCGAGGCCAAGCTCGAGGTGGTGAGCCCCGATCCAGGGACGACGCGCGTGCTGCTCGAGCACGTCCGGGACGCCATGGACCGGTTCTGGGTGCTGCGAGGCCAGGTCGTGCAGTTCTCGTCGTCACCGTTCGAGCAGGGGTCGGGCGGGGTGACGTTCCTCCCGCGTCCGGCGGTGCCCGCCGACTCGATCGTGCTGCCGGACGGGCTGCTGGACCGGGTGCGGCGGCACGTCATCGGGATCGGTGAGCGCGCGGAGGAGCTGCGCGGTCTGGGTCAGCACCTCAAGCGCGGCGTGCTGCTGTACGGGCCGCCCGGCACGGGCAAGACGCTGACGGTGCGGCACCTGATCGGGGAGTCGACGGCGACCGTGATCATCCTGACCGGGCCGGCGCTCGCGGCCGTCGGCCTCGCGGCCAGGACGGCGCGCGCGCTCGCGCCCGCGATCGTCGTGCTCGAGGACTGCGACCTCGTGGCGGAGGAGCGGAACCCCCAGACCAGCTCGCCGCTCCTGTTCGAGGTGCTGGACTCTCTGGACGGGCTCGACGCCGATGCGGACGTCACGTTCCTCCTGACCACGAACCGGGCCGACGTGCTCGAGCCTGCGCTCGCCCAGCGTCCGGGCCGGGTGGACCTCGCCGTCGAGATCCCGCTGCCCGACGAGCCTGCCCGCCGCGCGCTGCTCGACGTCTACGCGCGGCGTCTGCCGCTGAGCGCCGCGGTGCTCGACGAGGTGGCGCGGGAGGCGTCGGGGACGACGGCGTCGTTCGCCAAGGAGCTCGTGCGTCGCGCCGTGCTCGACGCGGCCGAGGCCGGTCGGGACGTGAACGACGACGACCTGCGATCGGCGCTCGCGGAGATGACGTCGGAGGCGGCGAGCATCGGACGGTCGATCCTCGGTGGGGCGGACGAGGGGCGGTAG
- a CDS encoding TetR/AcrR family transcriptional regulator, translated as MSATPARLSARDRLLDAAEALFYEQGIAATGVDAILRRAEVAPATLYAHFAGKDGLVAAYLERRLDRWRGTWDEALGRAGDDADARAVAVFDALAEFRPGVGPRRGCAFLAASVEVTRPEHPAHAWLVADTRLLHERLLALAADTGTSDPAALAAELLALYDGVLAARARDSLLREAPESAPEPARAARDLALAAVERHRG; from the coding sequence ATGTCAGCCACCCCCGCGAGACTCTCCGCCCGCGATCGACTGCTGGACGCCGCCGAGGCGCTGTTCTACGAGCAGGGCATCGCGGCGACCGGGGTCGACGCGATCCTTCGTCGCGCGGAGGTCGCCCCGGCCACGCTGTACGCCCACTTCGCCGGCAAGGACGGCCTCGTGGCTGCCTACCTCGAGCGGCGTCTGGACCGGTGGCGGGGGACGTGGGACGAGGCCCTGGGCCGCGCCGGGGACGACGCCGACGCGCGCGCCGTCGCGGTGTTCGACGCGCTCGCGGAGTTCCGCCCCGGGGTCGGCCCCCGCCGGGGCTGCGCCTTTCTCGCGGCGTCGGTCGAGGTCACGAGGCCGGAACACCCGGCCCACGCGTGGCTCGTGGCCGACACCCGGCTGCTGCACGAGCGACTCCTGGCGCTCGCCGCCGACACGGGGACTAGTGACCCGGCGGCGCTGGCCGCCGAGCTGCTCGCGCTCTACGACGGTGTGCTGGCGGCCCGGGCCCGCGACTCGCTCCTTCGCGAGGCGCCCGAGTCGGCGCCCGAGCCTGCGCGAGCTGCGCGCGACCTCGCGCTTGCCGCCGTGGAGCGCCACCGCGGCTGA
- a CDS encoding MFS transporter: protein MVKRSLHTAPTPSRSATGVALGGTGLVAVTYGVVRYGYGLQLPELAAEYSLSAGTAGLVASGSFAAYCVAAIAAQRLVPRRGARVVLWLAATLAAAGALLVAASWSTPTLALGVLVAGSAAGAASPALVVAVESSVSSSRIGRAQAVVNAGTGVGVAVVGVAVLAAPTMWRPVWVVAAVGALATAAVVDRRARWPERPTSPASPASPARPSGAGPSARTSPSRTTVILLRRPVLAALVAGVGSAAVWTFGRDLVTTTGGLDSRTTAALWVGLGAAAVLGAVSGDAVRLLGLRRSWSLTALATAAATAALALLPGEVVVVAVAAAVFGGAYTALSGVLIAWASERRPEAAGPTTAVLFTALTAGQALGAALTGAAVAHVDVRIAFWGAAALLLLSAAIAPVRGPIDAGTSLDA, encoded by the coding sequence ATGGTGAAACGTTCGTTACATACCGCCCCGACGCCCTCACGATCCGCGACCGGCGTCGCCCTCGGCGGGACCGGCCTCGTCGCGGTGACCTACGGTGTCGTCCGGTACGGCTACGGGCTCCAGCTGCCCGAGCTCGCCGCCGAGTACTCCCTCTCCGCGGGCACGGCGGGACTCGTGGCGTCGGGCAGCTTCGCGGCCTACTGCGTCGCCGCGATCGCCGCCCAGCGCCTCGTCCCCCGCCGCGGGGCGAGGGTGGTGCTGTGGCTCGCCGCCACGCTGGCCGCCGCGGGGGCACTGCTGGTCGCAGCGTCCTGGTCGACGCCGACGCTCGCCCTCGGAGTTCTGGTGGCGGGCAGCGCCGCGGGGGCTGCGTCACCGGCGCTGGTGGTGGCGGTGGAGAGCTCGGTGTCGTCGTCGCGCATCGGCCGGGCACAGGCGGTGGTGAACGCCGGGACGGGCGTCGGCGTGGCGGTGGTGGGGGTCGCCGTCCTGGCGGCGCCGACGATGTGGCGGCCCGTCTGGGTCGTGGCCGCCGTCGGGGCCTTGGCCACGGCCGCGGTGGTGGATCGGCGAGCCCGCTGGCCCGAGCGGCCGACGTCGCCAGCGTCGCCGGCGTCGCCAGCAAGGCCCTCCGGGGCCGGTCCCTCGGCCCGAACCTCACCCTCCCGCACCACGGTGATCCTGCTGCGTCGCCCGGTGCTCGCGGCGCTCGTCGCCGGCGTCGGCAGCGCGGCGGTCTGGACCTTCGGACGCGATCTCGTCACCACCACGGGTGGCCTCGACAGCCGCACGACGGCGGCGCTGTGGGTCGGCCTCGGCGCGGCGGCGGTACTCGGCGCCGTGAGCGGGGACGCCGTCCGCCTCCTGGGGCTGCGACGCTCGTGGTCGCTGACGGCGCTCGCCACCGCCGCCGCGACCGCTGCGCTGGCGCTCCTGCCGGGAGAGGTGGTCGTGGTGGCCGTGGCGGCCGCCGTCTTCGGCGGCGCCTACACCGCGCTGAGCGGCGTGCTGATCGCCTGGGCGAGCGAGCGACGACCCGAGGCCGCCGGACCCACCACCGCCGTGCTCTTCACGGCCCTCACGGCGGGGCAGGCGCTGGGCGCCGCCCTGACCGGAGCCGCCGTCGCGCACGTGGACGTGCGGATCGCCTTCTGGGGAGCAGCAGCCCTTCTCCTGCTGTCCGCGGCAATCGCGCCCGTCCGTGGCCCGATCGACGCCGGCACCTCGCTGGACGCCTAG
- a CDS encoding 3' terminal RNA ribose 2'-O-methyltransferase Hen1 has product MLVTLTATARPNGPLTDARDLGHLLHKHPDRAQRFELPVGVAHVFYPEATAERTTVALLLEVDPVGIVRNKRFGTSGDFSLAQYVNDRPYAASSLLAVALGKVFSTATAGRSGSLPELAESALPLTVHVPSLPCRGGTELAESMFAPLGWKVGATPVPLDPEVPAWGDSRYVDLTLTGEVRLADALRHLYVLLPVLDGAKHYWVGTDEIDKLLRNGEGWLAAHPHREEILRRYLAHQRRYVEDATARLLATEEPDDDGEDDAVAVALTPEGADGDAAAPPPSLAALRSTAVVAALRSERVGSVVDLGCGEGALLRHLQAERSFTRILGTDVSVRALERAAERLDLRGRSDAERDRLTLLQSSLTYRDDRLQGFDAAVLMEVIEHLDLDRLPALEDTVFAHARPRVVVVTTPNAEYNATYPHLHTGPDGRPMRHTDHRFEWTRAELAAWADGVAGRHGYTVSHAGIGPADPVLGAPTQLALFVAGADA; this is encoded by the coding sequence ATGCTCGTGACTCTCACCGCGACGGCGCGCCCGAACGGTCCCCTCACCGACGCTCGCGACCTCGGCCACCTGCTCCACAAGCACCCCGACCGCGCGCAGCGCTTCGAGCTGCCTGTCGGCGTCGCCCACGTCTTCTACCCGGAGGCGACGGCGGAACGCACCACGGTCGCCCTGCTGCTCGAGGTCGACCCCGTCGGCATCGTGCGGAACAAGCGGTTCGGCACGTCGGGCGACTTCAGCCTCGCGCAGTACGTCAACGACCGGCCGTATGCGGCGTCGTCGCTGCTCGCCGTCGCCCTCGGGAAGGTCTTCTCCACCGCGACGGCGGGACGGAGCGGGTCCCTGCCCGAGCTGGCCGAGAGCGCGCTCCCGCTCACGGTGCACGTGCCGTCGCTGCCGTGCCGCGGCGGGACCGAGCTCGCCGAGTCGATGTTCGCGCCGCTCGGCTGGAAGGTCGGCGCGACGCCCGTCCCGCTCGACCCCGAGGTGCCCGCGTGGGGCGACTCGCGCTACGTCGACCTCACTCTCACCGGCGAGGTCCGGCTCGCCGACGCGCTGCGTCACCTCTACGTCCTGCTGCCCGTGCTCGACGGCGCGAAGCACTACTGGGTCGGCACCGACGAGATCGACAAGCTGCTGCGCAACGGTGAGGGCTGGCTCGCCGCCCACCCGCACCGCGAGGAGATCCTGCGCCGCTACCTCGCCCACCAGCGCCGGTACGTCGAGGACGCGACGGCCCGGCTGCTGGCGACCGAGGAGCCGGACGACGACGGCGAGGACGACGCGGTCGCCGTCGCCCTCACCCCCGAGGGAGCCGACGGCGACGCGGCCGCGCCCCCACCGTCGCTCGCCGCCCTGCGCTCCACGGCCGTCGTGGCGGCGCTCCGCTCGGAGCGCGTGGGCTCGGTCGTCGACCTCGGCTGCGGGGAGGGCGCGCTGCTGCGGCACCTCCAGGCCGAGAGGTCCTTCACCCGGATCCTCGGCACCGACGTCTCCGTCCGCGCGCTCGAGCGGGCCGCCGAGCGGCTGGACCTGCGCGGACGCAGCGACGCCGAGCGCGACCGCCTGACCCTGCTGCAGTCCTCGCTCACCTACCGCGACGACCGGCTGCAGGGCTTCGACGCCGCCGTGCTGATGGAGGTGATCGAGCACCTCGACCTCGACCGGCTGCCCGCTCTTGAGGACACGGTGTTCGCGCACGCCCGCCCCCGGGTCGTCGTCGTCACCACCCCGAACGCCGAGTACAACGCGACCTACCCCCACCTCCACACCGGCCCCGACGGAAGACCGATGCGCCACACCGACCACCGGTTCGAGTGGACCCGCGCGGAGCTGGCGGCCTGGGCCGACGGCGTCGCCGGGCGCCACGGCTACACCGTGAGCCACGCCGGGATCGGCCCCGCGGATCCCGTGCTCGGCGCCCCCACGCAGCTCGCCCTGTTCGTGGCGGGGGCGGACGCGTGA
- a CDS encoding polynucleotide kinase-phosphatase, whose product MTALRVQDPSLVVLVGISGSGKSTFAATHFGPYETVSSDHCRGLVSNDPNDQSVTREAFALLNEIVGARLRRNLLTVVDATNVQPHARSELIALARAHDVLPVAIVIDVGESVAKERNAGRADRDLGPSVIPRQQAQLRKSLRGLQREGFRTVHHLRSAEEVAGVTIERVPLLTDRRSETGPFDAIGDVHGCLDELVTLLDRLGYAVVRDDAGRAVDAVHPQGRRAVFLGDLVDRGPDSPGVMRLAMGMVRAGHALAVPGNHEDKLVRALAGRKVTVSHGLETTLAQLAEEDEAFRRDVEEFARGLVSHAVLDGGALVVAHAGLRESYHNRASGRVRAFALYGDTTGESDEYGLPVRYPWAEDYRGSAVVLYGHTPTPSAEWVNNTMCLDTGCVFGGSLSALRYPEREVVSVPAARVYYEPARPFPTAEETVGGERAVGADAVRAPDVLDLADVMGTRVVDTALLGRVSVPEENAAGALEVMSRFAVAPRSLPYLPPTMSPVATSTLPGYLEHPEGAFAAYARDDVGQVVCEEKHMGSRAVVLVCREDGGTRFGLEDGSAGIAYTRTGRRLLAPALEAELLGRLRDAVTAAGLWDRFDGAQWLLLDTEIVPWSLKTEPLIREQYASVGAAASAVMPAAVAALEAAQARGVEVGELRERVVERAGNAERFRDAYRHYRWDVDGLDGVQLAPFQVLASGRAEVGPDGDGATYETQPHSWHLDVADALVAVDPVLVRPTRRLVVDLADEASWEAATAWWEELTAGGGEGMVVKPLANLVVQDRGGRPVQPGLKVRGREYLRIIYGPDYTSEANLTRLRERHLGRKRSLAQREYALGLEALARLVRGEPTWRVHQPVFAVLALESEPLDPRL is encoded by the coding sequence GTGACCGCGCTGCGGGTCCAGGACCCGAGCCTCGTCGTGCTCGTCGGGATCTCCGGCTCGGGGAAGTCGACCTTCGCGGCGACGCACTTCGGGCCGTACGAGACCGTCTCCTCCGACCACTGCCGCGGCCTGGTCTCCAACGACCCGAACGACCAGAGCGTGACCAGGGAGGCCTTCGCGCTCCTGAACGAGATCGTCGGGGCGCGCCTGCGTCGCAACCTGCTCACCGTCGTCGACGCCACCAACGTGCAGCCGCACGCCCGCAGCGAGCTGATCGCGCTCGCGCGCGCGCACGACGTGCTGCCGGTCGCGATCGTGATCGACGTCGGTGAGAGCGTCGCGAAGGAGCGCAATGCGGGGCGGGCCGACCGCGACCTCGGCCCGAGCGTCATCCCGCGGCAGCAGGCGCAGCTGCGCAAGAGCCTGCGCGGCCTGCAGCGCGAGGGCTTCCGCACGGTGCACCACCTGCGGTCGGCCGAGGAGGTCGCCGGGGTGACGATCGAGCGGGTGCCGCTGCTGACCGACCGGCGATCGGAGACGGGGCCGTTCGACGCGATCGGCGACGTCCACGGCTGCCTCGACGAGCTGGTCACGCTGCTGGACCGGCTCGGGTACGCGGTGGTGCGCGACGACGCCGGGCGCGCCGTCGACGCCGTCCACCCGCAGGGGCGCCGGGCGGTCTTCCTCGGCGACCTGGTCGACCGCGGGCCCGACTCACCGGGCGTCATGCGCCTGGCGATGGGCATGGTGCGCGCCGGGCACGCCCTGGCCGTCCCCGGCAACCACGAGGACAAACTCGTGCGCGCGCTCGCAGGCCGGAAGGTCACCGTCAGCCACGGTCTCGAGACGACTCTGGCCCAGCTGGCGGAGGAGGACGAGGCGTTCCGGCGCGACGTCGAGGAGTTCGCGCGCGGGCTCGTGTCCCACGCCGTGCTCGACGGCGGCGCGCTCGTCGTCGCGCACGCGGGGCTCAGGGAGAGCTACCACAACCGCGCCTCCGGGAGGGTCCGGGCGTTCGCGCTGTACGGCGACACGACGGGGGAGTCGGACGAGTACGGGCTACCGGTGCGCTACCCGTGGGCCGAGGACTACCGGGGCTCCGCCGTCGTGCTCTACGGACACACGCCGACGCCGAGCGCGGAGTGGGTGAACAACACGATGTGCCTCGACACGGGCTGCGTTTTCGGCGGGTCGCTGAGTGCGCTGCGCTACCCCGAGCGCGAGGTCGTCTCGGTGCCGGCGGCGCGGGTGTACTACGAGCCGGCGCGGCCGTTCCCGACGGCGGAGGAGACGGTGGGCGGGGAGCGCGCAGTGGGTGCGGACGCGGTGCGCGCGCCGGACGTGCTCGACCTCGCCGACGTGATGGGTACCCGCGTCGTGGACACGGCGCTGCTCGGGCGCGTCTCCGTGCCGGAGGAGAACGCCGCCGGCGCGCTCGAGGTGATGAGCCGGTTCGCCGTCGCGCCGCGCTCGCTGCCCTACCTCCCACCGACGATGAGCCCGGTCGCGACGTCGACCCTGCCCGGGTACCTCGAGCACCCCGAGGGCGCGTTCGCAGCCTACGCGCGCGACGACGTCGGGCAGGTGGTGTGCGAGGAGAAGCACATGGGCTCGCGGGCCGTCGTGCTCGTGTGCCGCGAGGACGGCGGGACCCGGTTCGGGCTCGAGGACGGGAGCGCGGGCATCGCGTACACGCGCACGGGCCGCCGGCTGCTGGCCCCCGCGCTGGAGGCCGAGCTGCTCGGGCGGCTGCGCGACGCCGTGACCGCCGCCGGGCTGTGGGACCGGTTCGACGGCGCGCAGTGGCTGCTCCTGGACACCGAGATCGTGCCGTGGTCGCTCAAGACCGAGCCGCTCATCCGCGAGCAGTACGCCAGTGTCGGCGCGGCGGCGTCCGCGGTGATGCCGGCCGCCGTCGCCGCGCTGGAGGCGGCGCAGGCGCGCGGGGTCGAGGTCGGGGAGCTGCGGGAGCGCGTCGTCGAGCGGGCCGGGAACGCCGAACGGTTCCGCGACGCCTACCGGCACTACCGCTGGGACGTCGACGGGCTGGACGGCGTGCAGCTCGCGCCGTTCCAGGTGCTGGCGAGCGGTCGCGCCGAGGTCGGACCCGACGGCGACGGCGCGACCTACGAGACGCAGCCCCACTCGTGGCACCTCGACGTCGCGGACGCGCTGGTCGCCGTCGACCCGGTGCTGGTGCGACCGACGCGGAGGCTCGTGGTTGACCTCGCGGACGAGGCGTCGTGGGAGGCCGCCACGGCGTGGTGGGAGGAGCTGACGGCAGGTGGCGGCGAGGGGATGGTCGTGAAGCCGCTGGCCAACCTGGTGGTCCAGGATCGCGGTGGGAGACCGGTGCAGCCCGGGCTCAAGGTGCGCGGGCGCGAGTACCTGCGGATCATCTACGGGCCCGACTACACGAGCGAGGCGAACCTGACGCGGCTGCGGGAGCGGCACCTCGGGCGCAAGCGGTCGCTCGCCCAGCGCGAGTACGCCCTGGGGCTCGAGGCGCTCGCGCGGCTGGTGCGCGGAGAGCCGACGTGGCGCGTGCACCAGCCGGTGTTCGCGGTGCTGGCGCTGGAGTCCGAGCCGCTGGATCCGCGGCTGTAG